In Takifugu flavidus isolate HTHZ2018 chromosome 13, ASM371156v2, whole genome shotgun sequence, the following are encoded in one genomic region:
- the mterf2 gene encoding transcription termination factor 2, mitochondrial: MTREEETSVTSHPLSVGKGNRPQDFALMLRLVAASLCLRCQCVTPLHFNLRTCATQSSAENQQIVEDLYHLSVDIQKVRKLKGWVLCQSPAYPKEIACLLKDIGASEFSIARILTSHPEAVLCHPKHIQAQRELWMSVCSSQKDLVGIIEKFPASFFTSSSHHNNQQDNITYFQSLNLNKRIITKLMATAPQSFSRPVTQNKTMVHTLQQTYQELGGDELNMKIWLQKLLSQNPFVLLKPPEVLKQNLLFLRDRGFSSAELLHLLSKLRGFVTELSPDGMYRTLAYSQDTLGCSGAELRNIVLKCPALLYYPEATLSERIDGLLHAGISVSQLKETPTVLELTSQIVKYRIQQLKSLRYDVRTGSLEVLNGTKKDFEMNCGKLQLRRERPIFNPVAPLKGDD, from the exons AtgacaagagaagaagaaacgtCCGTGACGTCACATCCGCTGTCCGTCGGTAAAG GCAACCGGCCTCAGGACTTTGCCTTAATGTTGCGCTTGGTTGCAGCATCCCTGTGCCTCCGGTGCCAGTGTGTTACACCTTTACACTTTAACCTAAGGACATGTGCAACCCAGAGCTCGGCAGAAAATCAGCAGATAGTGGAGGATCTCTATCACCTCTCTGTGGACATCCAAAAGGTCCGAAAACTCAAGGGCTGGGTTCTTTGTCAGAGCCCAGCCTATCCGAAAGAGATCGCTTGTCTGCTAAAAGACATTGGGGCCTCAGAATTCAGCATTGCTCGGATCTTGACAAGTCACCCTGAGGCAGTTCTCTGTCATCCGAAGCATATTCAAGCTCAGAGGGAGCTGTGGATGTCTGTGTGCTCCAGTCAGAAAGACTTGGTTGGTATTATAGAGAAATTCCCAGCCTCtttcttcacttcctccagcCACCATAACAACCAGCAGGACAACATCACTTACTTCCAGAGTCTGAACCTCAACAAGAGAATCATCACGAAGCTCATGGCCACTGCTCCCCAGAGCTTCAGCCGTCCAGTCACGCAGAACAAGACGATGGTGCACACTCTTCAGCAGACGTACCAGGAGCTCGGGGGAGACGAGCTCAACATGAAGATCTggctccagaagctgctgagcCAGAATCCGTTTGTGCTCCTGAAGCCTCCAGAGGTGCTAAAGCAGAATCTGCTGTTTTTACGAGACCGAGGCTTCAGCAGCGCAGAGcttctccacctgctctccAAACTCAGGGGCTTTGTCACTGAGCTGAGCCCAGATGGCATGTATCGCACCCTGGCGTACTCTCAGGACACATTAGGCTGCTCTGGGGCCGAGCTGCGAAACATCGTTCTAAAATGCCCGGCATTGCTTTACTACCCTGAAGCTACGCTTTCTGAGCGCATAGACGGCCTTCTCCATGCCGGCATCAGCGTGTCCCAACTCAAGGAGACTCCTACTGTTTTAGAACTGACCTCACAGATAGTTAAATATCGCATCCAGCAGCTGAAATCACTCCGTTATGATGTTAGAACTGGTAGTCTGGAGGTCCTGAATGGCACAAAGAAGGACTTTGAGATGAACTGTGGGAAGCTACAGCTGCGTAGAGAGAGACCTATTTTTAACCCCGTTGCTCCTCTAAAAGGAGATGATTGA
- the zgc:153031 gene encoding zgc:153031 isoform X2: MKVEQEGIRLWARPCGSRVTKDQRVLTKSWSCGRRQLRSRFLKSPFTHARSVRVASPDPVPLTRCLLEMEAAKGNKKPVRVIAAVCNNRGIGKDNQMPWSIPAEFQYFLNTVTRVSRPGNMNMMVWGKQCWVSHPDSTFPLPNILHAVLSKTLLTVPDHAHFVCESLDAAVRLASEPPLADLIEIIWIVGGVQVYKEAMEHPWCDLIYLTDIMAEFECDVFFPEFDKKLFEVQDSFPDVPNGIQEDNGIKYKCQVYKRKTAEHSCP, from the exons ATGAAGGTGGAGCAAGAGGGAATCCGGCTCTGGGCCCGGCCGTGTGGCTCCAGGGTGACTAAAGATCAACGTGTCCTAACGAAGTCCTGGTCCTGTGGGCGGCGACAGCTCCGCTCACGCTTCCTTAAATCTCCCTTCACACACGCTCGGTCGGTGCGCGTCGCCAGCCCTGATCCGGTCCCGTTGACTCGCTGTCTGCTGGAAATGGAAGCGGCCAAAGGGAACAAGAAACCCGTGCGTGTCATCGCGGCAGTTTGTAACAACAGGGGCATTGGGAAAGACAACCAAATGCCCTGGAGTATACC GGCTGAGTTCCAGTATTTCCTGAACACTGTGACGAGGGTGTCGAGACCAG GAAACATGAACATGATGGTCTGGGGGAAACAGTGTTGGGTCTCCCATCCTGACTCCACCTTCCCGTTGCCCAATATTCTGCATGCAGTGCTCAGCAAGACGCTGTT AACTGTCCCAGATCATGCCCACTTTGTGTGTGAAAGCTTGGATGCTGCCGTCCGCTTGGCCTCAGAGCCCCCGCTCGCAGACCTGATTGAGATCATCTGGATTGTTGGAGGAGTGCAGGTTTACAAG GAAGCGATGGAGCACCCGTGGTGCGACTTAATCTACCTGACTGACATCATGGCAGAGTTTGAATGCGACGTCTTCTTCCCCGAGTTCGACAAAAAGCTGTTTGAAGTCCAAGACAG TTTTCCAGACGTCCCCAACGGGATCCAAGAGGATAACGGAATCAAGTACAAATGTCAAGTGTACAAGAGAAAGACTGCAG AACACAGCTGCCCCTGA
- the zgc:153031 gene encoding zgc:153031 isoform X1, with protein MKVEQEGIRLWARPCGSRVTKDQRVLTKSWSCGRRQLRSRFLKSPFTHARSVRVASPDPVPLTRCLLEMEAAKGNKKPVRVIAAVCNNRGIGKDNQMPWSIPAEFQYFLNTVTRVSRPGNMNMMVWGKQCWVSHPDSTFPLPNILHAVLSKTLLTVPDHAHFVCESLDAAVRLASEPPLADLIEIIWIVGGVQVYKEAMEHPWCDLIYLTDIMAEFECDVFFPEFDKKLFEVQDSFPDVPNGIQEDNGIKYKCQVYKRKTADGAKSEEETHSIL; from the exons ATGAAGGTGGAGCAAGAGGGAATCCGGCTCTGGGCCCGGCCGTGTGGCTCCAGGGTGACTAAAGATCAACGTGTCCTAACGAAGTCCTGGTCCTGTGGGCGGCGACAGCTCCGCTCACGCTTCCTTAAATCTCCCTTCACACACGCTCGGTCGGTGCGCGTCGCCAGCCCTGATCCGGTCCCGTTGACTCGCTGTCTGCTGGAAATGGAAGCGGCCAAAGGGAACAAGAAACCCGTGCGTGTCATCGCGGCAGTTTGTAACAACAGGGGCATTGGGAAAGACAACCAAATGCCCTGGAGTATACC GGCTGAGTTCCAGTATTTCCTGAACACTGTGACGAGGGTGTCGAGACCAG GAAACATGAACATGATGGTCTGGGGGAAACAGTGTTGGGTCTCCCATCCTGACTCCACCTTCCCGTTGCCCAATATTCTGCATGCAGTGCTCAGCAAGACGCTGTT AACTGTCCCAGATCATGCCCACTTTGTGTGTGAAAGCTTGGATGCTGCCGTCCGCTTGGCCTCAGAGCCCCCGCTCGCAGACCTGATTGAGATCATCTGGATTGTTGGAGGAGTGCAGGTTTACAAG GAAGCGATGGAGCACCCGTGGTGCGACTTAATCTACCTGACTGACATCATGGCAGAGTTTGAATGCGACGTCTTCTTCCCCGAGTTCGACAAAAAGCTGTTTGAAGTCCAAGACAG TTTTCCAGACGTCCCCAACGGGATCCAAGAGGATAACGGAATCAAGTACAAATGTCAAGTGTACAAGAGAAAGACTGCAG ATGGAGCCAAATCAGAGGAAGAAACGCACAGCATCCTTTAA